In the genome of Moorena sp. SIOASIH, the window ATATCCTAAAACTCGCCGAATACACGAGCTGAATGCTTTGGTGGAATATCAAGCCTCAAAATCCATTTTCAAGCGTTCGCTAGAGCGAAAACAAACCAAGGATAAAGTGCTAAATCTTCTCTCAAGCGAGGATAGCTGGGATGCTGATGAAGCGGTGAGGCAGTATTGCCAAGAAATGAGACAAGGAGACCATAAAAAGTGGTTAAAAGGGCAACTCAAGAAAGCTGGGTTCAAATCAAAGGATAGAGACGAAGTTAACAGACAACTCTTACTCAGAGGGGCTTATCCAGGAGCCAAGCCAATTGATGAGTCGCGTCAGATGGGTATCTATCAACAATTAAAGCGGAAAAGGCAAGAAGAACCTCTGAAAATAGTAGAGACCCTGAGCCAAGTTGAGCCTGGTAGTTTTGACTATGACCTAATTCGTGAAGACGAGAAATTACTACAGGGTTTTTATGATGACTTGAAACAAGCCCCATATAGTCATCATAGACTCTGGAAAAATTGTGCAAATTTACTTTCTCTACCTGGTGATTATAGTCGTTATAGCCCGACTCAGACTAGGCTTTTCTCAGAGCCAAAATTTTTCAATAGAGAACGTTTAGAAAGGGGCAAGGAATTTGCCAAGGAAAACTATTGGGCTTCAAGAGCGGCAATGGAATATTTAATAACTGCGGGCGACGCTCGGAGGCGAGAAGTTTTGAAACTGGTGTTTCAAGCACAACTTGCCGGGGTAGAGGGTGTTACTTTAACAAAAACATTAAAAAAGATTGATCAAGAGACTTATGATTGGGTTGAGACGACGACCCTTTCCCCGCAACAAAGCGAACGCAGGGCTGCTGAACTCCTACGCAAGTATTTGCAGGGGGACGCAAAAGAAATTAGAATGGCAGATCTGCTTGATGTATCAAAGGGTTTTTTCGCTGATGATGGAGAAATAATTGCCTTCAGTGTAGAAGTTTTAACTCCCGATCAGATAGTCGATCTCTGGTTTGCAGAGAGTGTCAAACGCTTAAAGACCCTGGCAGAAGAGCGCAGAAAGTTATCGATGCAGTTATTATCAGCACAATTCGCGAAGAACGAAGCCGAAGCTACAACACTGGCGGAACAATTAAAGACAAAAAATCAAGAAATTGATAACTTTCAACTCGAAGTTGACGAGGAGTTGAAAACAAAACTGAGACAAGTCGCTTCAGAGGGTAAGGCAGCAGAATTACAGAGACAGTTACTCGATAAAGTGGGACAAGCTTTTACCCAAAGAACCTCTAAAACGATTCGAGAACTCCCCTTAACACCATCTGAAACTTATTTCAAGGGACTACAAGCGAGCAACAAAAGCTTAGTTCTGAAGGAGCGTTATCTGGAGACAGCTGTCGGCTGGCATCGCTTTAGTCCTGCTGGTACAGCAGCTTCCCTAGACACAGGAAAATTTTTGAGTATTTTTTCGCAAGTGAGACGGGTACTTTCTGTAGATCCTACTAAAGCCGATATTGAACAAGAATTGCTCGATCAGGTACAAGCATCGATGGACGCATTGGGTTCTTCCTTAGATCGATGGAAAGAAACACAAGATCGTGCGATTGAGAGTGTAGTTGATGCTGTAACGCAAACTTTGAGTATCCTCGGAGCTACATCAGTCTTGGCTTTGGGGGTTGGTGCTGCCCCAGCCCTAGTCCAGCTAGCTTGGGCTTTAGGTAACTCGGCAGGTCAGACTTTGATCCGGCAAGTGGTTTCCAGCGCTCTATCAAGATCAGGCGATCGAAATCCTAAACTAGTACTGCAAGAAGTATTGACTGAGACAGCACAAGGCTTAACTCAATTTTTTGTAACGAATGAACTGGCTGTGGGTTTGGATATTGCTGCAATCTCTGCGTTGGGGGGGGATACTACTGTCAAGAAAATATTTGCAGATCCAGCTTTGAAAGTGATGATAACTAAGTTGACGAGTGTGATTTCTGACCTGACAGCAGCTGCTATTGCAGCTCCTTTCTCATCCAATTCTTTTGATTCAGAGAGGTTTCTGGATGTCCTTAAAATCAAGGGAAAATCTTCAATACTTAGTGGCATCACACAATACAGTCAGAAGTTTGTCGAAGGTATCAGCGATATGCTCTATAACTTTGTGATGCAAGGGTATGATCGCACAACAAGAGTCAAGAAACTTTATCCGACAAAGGAACAGCAGGAACAAGCACTCAGAAGTCTCTTTAATTTTATGGATGGTGCAGCTCAGTTTGTAGGAGGCCCGACAGATAATATGGGGGCTTCGACATGGATTATGAGTGATCAAGCCTTTGAGCAAAATCCTTGGATTGATCGGGTTAAGAATTCTGTCAAAACCAGTCTTTATGAAGAGCTAGTTTTGCCTAAGTTCTTAGATAAAATTTCATTTTCTGTAGAAGCAGGATTGTCCACCCCGGCAGATTCATCCGAGGAACCAGGAGGAGAACCCGAGCAAAAGTCCGTTGAGAAAGAGAAAGCAATTGATCGTGCCGTTTCCCATTCGATAATTCTTGCTTTATCTGGTATGGGAATAGAATTCTCGGAAATGGAAATGACGCTGGAGAATACAGATAATATCCTTACTGCTGCTTTGGAACAATTCCCGGAGGCAGAACGGGATGCAGTGAACAACGTTTTCCAACAGCTAAAAAACACACTAAAGCAAGAAGCTAAGAATGACTTTGATAATCAAGACCGCTTGGCGGAGGAGACAATTCAAAAAATTAACGAAAGGTTGCAACAGGATCTTCAAGAGGGTGAGAGAAATCCTGTGAGCAGGCATTATGAAAGACAACAATCGAGAAGTAATCGTCCTCAATCACCAACTCAAAGCCCTAAAGGAAGACATAAATCTATTGGTACAAGGAAAGCTCTTCGTGAAGATCTTGCAAAACTTGCCAAACAAAAATTATTAGCTAGGCAAAAATTCTTCAGCAGTTAGCAAGCGCTTCAAAGCAATTCTTAAAATTAAATAAGGATTGAGAGTCTTTCGGCTATACCCCTATACCCCTCGGTAGTGGTAAAGATGTAGTGGTTTGGCTACGGTTTGGTCAAGGTAACGGGAGCTAAAATCACTACTTGTTTACCACTACCGGAAGAGGTAGTGCTATCTCTAGTAAAGGAGGTCAACATTGTAGCGAGGGACCTTATCAACTTTGATGACGCGGATGTTCCGGAATTATTACCTAAGTAGGCACTGCCCACCCTACATGAACTGGAAAATCAAGGGTGAAATTTCTCGATGAAATTCGTTCAATAGTCCCTTCAAAACTATTCCAAATTTCCTCCGCACAGGTGGCATCGCATCAGCACAGGCAAATACCTGTTTCATTATCTGTTAAGCTTTCTCTAGAATTTACTCGTAACTGATATTTCCGTAATTACAGCGTTTTTCATAACTATTAGGTGCCCTTGACCCATTAAGAATTAAATTCGCGCGAGCGCCTCCTAGGCCGCTAGCAATCCCTCGCGGCCTAGGGTCGCGCCTATCGGCTTTCGCCGACGCGGGGCGCGTTCGGGTCGCAGAGGTACACAGAATTTTTTCCCTATTACCTATTCCCTATTACCTATTCCCTATTACCTATTCCCTATTCCCTATTCCCTATTCCCTATTCCCTATTACCCAGCCATCTTTACCTGACCCAATTGAAAACTGCTGTACTAAGTTGCAGTTGGTGATAAACGATAAATAGTGAAAATAAAAATGTGCCAAATTGTGTAAAATATCTGGGGGGGCGACGAAATAGCCTGAAAAGCTTTAAATGTAAAGCTTTGACCATTTTGTGGTAAAAAAAAATAGGTCCCTTATTTGCAACAAGACCTACCAATTGAAAATGTTACCTGCATTTTACCAAAACCACTTAAAAAGTCAACTTAATAAGTCAGAATACTTATTCATTCTAATTCTGCTTAGTCTCCTACAGACAATTAAAAAAGTAAATTTATAAAAATTAGCAAATGCTCTATCAATTCCCATAAAATTTGAAAGTCGTAGAAAAAGAATACAACGATTTTTATCATTGCCTAATCTGACGATTGAAAAAATTTGGTTCCCAATTGTTGAAACCTGGTTATCAACATACTTTACAACTGAAGAATTAATTTATGTAGCGATAGACCGCACAAATTGGAGTCGCATAAATTTCCTCATGATCAGTATAGTTTGGGATAAAAGAACCTTTCCTATATATTTTGAATTACTTCCCAAATTAGGGTCTAGCAATATTAATGAACAGAAAACTGCCCTATCTTCAGTGATGCCACTTTTAAAAAATTATAAAGTTTGTCTCTTAGGGGATAGAGAATTTTGCTCACTCAAGCTGGCGCAGCATCTCCAGTCGTTGGGTGTATATTTCTGCTTACGTCTTAAGAAGAACGAATTTATCGAAGTGAAAAATGATTTTTGGATTCAATTAAATAATTTAGGCTTAACACCAGGATTATCTTTGTTTATCCAAGGAGTTAAAGTGACCAAGACCCGTGGGTTTATAAGTTTTAATGTCGCTTGTAAGTGGCAACGTAAACTCAAGGGAATAGCCCCAAAAGAAGCCTGGTTTATTCTGACAAATCTTGAGAGCTTAGAGTTGGCGATTTCAGCTTATAAAAAAAGATTTGATATCGAGGAAATGTTTAGAGATTTTAAGACAGGTGGTTATAATATAGAGGAGACTAAGGTTGAGGGTAAACGACTTATTTCTCTAGTGTTATTAATTGCGATAGCTTACACTTCCTCAACAATTCAAGGTCAGCATATTAAACGTCAAGGAATACAAAACTATGTGGCTCGTGTCAAAGAATCTCGTCGTAGGGAACGCAGACATAGCAGTTTTTACGTTGGTTTATATAGCCAAACTTGGGTCAATCTCAAGGATGTTTGTCTAGAATTAGTAACCGAATTAATGAAATTAAATCCTAATAAACGAAAGTATTATCAACGAGGTCTAAGGGCTAGATTACTTATAGAGTCTGCGTTTTAGCTTATTTCGTCGCCCCCTCAGGTAAAATATTGTAAATTAAATGTGACATTTAGGCATTTTTCTGCCAGGAACGAAAAACAAAAAAAAATGTTAAGTATTGGAGGTAATAGCATTATTAACGATAAGGTCAATAGTGGTTTGGGCGAATTACGCAAAAGGTTATGCATCTACTACGAGACAAGCTTCAATTCGTTAACACCATTGCCCATGAAGGCAAAGTTGTGGTTATTGCCACCGATACAGACGGCAAGATTTGGTACACCATCAAGCAGGATGGCTTTGAAGACTCTTACCTCAACACTCCCGCAGACCAAAGGACAGGCTGGGAAGAATTCCAAGAACTGGAATTCCCGAATGAAACTCAGGATGACCAGTCGGTAATTGATAAACAAGCGGCAGAACTAACCCATCAAGGCGATCAGAGCAAATTTATTCTGCGTACGCGCTACAGAACCCAGAATGAATCAGCAGCTTTTCCGGTACAGTTAGTTTCGGCAACAGGTCACCTCTATGTTTTTCGTCAATCTAAGGCGGATTCTACCGAAACGACTCCCAATACCTTATTGGTAGACCGTTTCGTCCTCGATGGTATGACCAATCAACTGGTGCGGAAGTTGGATGTGCGGTTTAAGCGATCGCGTCAGAAGTATCAACCCATCGCCAGTATGAAGAAAAATGCTAACGGTGGACTCTCAAATATTGATTCTTTAGATTTTCGGGATGCTGATGGCAAGCCTTTCTATGAGCCGACCACGGAACTCACTCTGATTGAGAACCTTCACCAAGGTGGGTTTTCAGTAGTACTGTTACCGACCAATGAACACGATAATTACCGTTGGCACATTTTTGCTTACAACTCTCACACTCAGAAGGTAGAATTAACCTCCATTCGCGCTTCAGCAGAGGGATTGTTTGATGTCAAAGACTACACGGTTTTAGAACCCAGACCCGAAGCTAAGAATGCTTTAATCCCTCGTTCTATTCCGGGTATTATTAAGCGCAAGCTGGATCTCAATGGTGTTGAAGTCGCCAATGGCTTGTCAGCTACCAAATACGATATCCAGAAAGAGCAGCAAACTAAAGATGGAATGCAACTGCTCAAGAATTCGACCAAGGTCATGGTCGCAATTCCTACAACCCAGGGCAATGTAGCAACCTTGAGTTTTGCTGTAGCAGCAGATGGTACGTTGTCTGAGATTGATGCAAATCCCGACAATACTAACATCCTACGCAGTCAGAGTCGGGACTTACTTTTGCCCTTAAATACCTTAGATGAAATTAAAGCGATTGGGGATTCGACACCACCACCCCAAGCGCAGATCACGGGTATAGAAAGAGGGTATGAAGATAAAGTTCAGATTGTTTCTTCCCCATCTTCGGGTTTGAAAACTGGGGATACGGTCAAAATTGCCAACACCCAAAATTACAACGGTCATTATCAAGTCATCAGTATCGATGGTGATACCTTTGAAATTGCTGCCGAGTGGGTGAACAGTGAAATTGGCAGTTGGGAAGTGGTGCCGAAAACAGAGACGGGTTTAGTCTTTGATGGCATCATTACTGAGGTGGAAAGAGTAGCCGATGGTAAGCTGCAAATCACGGCTCTCAATCATGGCTTAGAAGCAGGTGATGAAGTCCAAATTGTCGATACCACTGACTATAATGGCAGCTATGGGGTTACCAAAATTGATGATGAAAACTTTACGATTAATGATCTGTTCTGGAAACCGGGTGAAGCCGTCAACCTGAAACTGGAATCCCGCAAGCGGCGGGGAGTCATGTTTGATGGTGCTGATGAGTATATCAAAACTCCAGCCCTAGAGTTAACCCCTCCTTCGGAAGAATTTTCCTTTGGCTATACTTGTTCAGCGTGGGTTTATGTCTCAGCTACGGGTAGTGGTGAACAGATTATTCTTGGAGAAGAAGACGAACACATTCAATTACTGGTTAATAACGGCACTGTAGCGTTGAAAGTCAAGTGTGCCAATGGTGTTGGCAAAACCACAGATACAACGACTATCCCAACGGGTCAATGGGTTCACTACGCCGGGATTATTTCCTCTGATGCCGCCAGTGACAAAACTATCTTAACTCTCTGTAAGAATGGTCAGCCGGTGGGAATCCCGACAGAAGTGGCATCACTATTTGATGCTCCCGAGAATTGGCAGCCGGAATTTTTGATTGGGAAGTCCTTGGCTGGCAAGATTGCTGATGTACAAGTTTGGGATAAGGTTCGGACTGCTAAAGAAATCAAAGATAGCATGTATATGCAACTTACCGGACGGGAAGTTGATTTAGTGGGCTACTGGCGACTGGGGGCAATTACTGAGGATAAGGAAAGAACAGTTGTTGATTTCTCCGTTTACGGAAACGACGGCACAGTTTATGGGGATGCCTTTGTGAGTGCGATTACTCTCAATCGTACTTTAGGAGATGGAACCACCCAAGCTGTTAAATACAGCAATGATGATTTGGTGGCGGTGAGTGCCCGGGCTACCTATATTGAAACCTTTGAGTTTAAAACCAATCCGAATCTCAACCCGAATAATGTTGATCGTAATAACGGCAAGTTATTTACGTTTTCCTATTGGGGGAAAAAGAGCCGCAGTGCGAAAAAACGTATCGAACAGAAACTTTTTACGATTGACACATCGGACTTTCAGTCTTTAGGCAACAACTGGTACAAAGCCACCTGTCGTTTTACTGTACCCGATGGGGTGGCAATGATCCGTAGCTTTGAACTGGGTAATGTTCAAGGTACATGGTCAACGTTGGAGATTCGCAAGCATCGGGTTCAGTTAATTTCTGATAGTATTACTGAGGTTAACTATACAGATAGTGTTAGTTTATCGACCTTGGCAGATAACTATGCTGAGTTACCCGGACAATTAAAAACATTAGAACAGAAAGAACAAGAAGAAGCGAAACTTCTTAAAGAAAAATCGGATCTCGAATATAAGCTGGCTGGGCTTGAGAGGGAAGATCTGAGCGCAGAACTAGCTGCACAGGAAGACATAGTCAACCGACGACGAACAACCAAGAACGAAAAATATCACAACTATCAGACGGAACTAGATAGTCCCTTTAACTATATCTGTAAGATCCAACTTTCAGGAGAGAGTCCAAGCGATTATCCCCGTCAAGAGATCTATGCTCAAGAAGGTGGTAACCGCAATGCCGGTCAAAGAATTGCTACTTGGTCTTTGGGAAATAACTGGCAATTCATAGAACAGAGTAACGATTCATACAAAATCAAACTTTCAGGAGAGAGTCTAAGCACTTATCCCCGTCAATACCTCCATGCTGAAGCAGGCGGTAACCGCAATGCCGGTCAACAAATTGTTACTTGGTATTCCGGACATAACTGGGTGTTCATAAAACAGAGCGACGGTTCATACCAAATCAAACTTTCAGGAGAGAGCGATAGCAGTTATCCCCGTCAATACATCCATGCTGAAGGAGGTCGTAACCTCAATCTCGGTCAACCAATTGTTACTTGGTATTCCGGACATAACTGGCAATTAATCAAACAACAAAAGTCAAGCAACAACAAAATTGATCAAGCCAATGCAGATTATAACAGTGCAAATGAAGAATATGAAAGAGAAAATGAGAAATTAAATAGACTCCAAGAAACCGTTAACGCTGGTGCTACTCAGCGAGAAGCTTGGGAAACTCGCCTTCAAGAAGTTAACAATCAACTGACTCAAGTTCAAAGTGAGTTAAATACTGCTAACAACACAGTAATCAACACAGTCAGAACTACTCAACAAACACCCCAAACATTACCAACACTCCACACCGTTAGTAATGGTTCTCAAAAAGGTTTAGTTACTCAAGGTGGATTACTCGGATTTGCCTCCCCCGCGACGCGCATCGCAGCCATTGAAACTTGTGAAGGTAACGTACAACTGAGCTACTTTGACAATCAAGGTCGCATGCGTCAAACTAACTTTGATGCGACCTCCGATAGTCGGAATACGACGTTTGAACAGTGGCTCCCAGATCAACTCCCTGTTGCTCTCAACTTTGCTGATAGTAACGGCAAAATTGAGTTAGCAAATCCATTTGTTTTGGGTGAGTCATGGACAGTGGAAACCTGGTTTTCCTTTCCATCTGCAGCGATGGAAAAACGAATAGACTATGTATACAATTTCGAGCACTATTTCGAGCAAAAACTCCTTGCCACTGACTCAAATGAATCTGACAACTTTGGTTCAAGTGTAGCAATTAGTGATAATATCGCTATTGTCGGAGCTTATAACCTAGACACGGGGGGCACCGACTCAGGTGCAGCTTATATCTTTGAGCGCGACAGCAGTGGTACTTGGACACAGACCCAAAAACTTCTTGCCAGTGACCCAGAGGCAGATGACAACTTTGGTCGGAGTGTAGCAATCAGTGATAATATTGCTATCGTTGGAGCTCAAGGAGAAAACACGGGGGGCACTAATACAGGTGCAGCTTATATCTTTGAGCGCGACAGCAGTGGCACTTGGACACAGACTCAAAAACTTCTTGCCAGTGACCCAGAGGCATATGACTACTTTGGTCGGAGTGTAGCAATCAGTGGTAATATTGCTATCGTTGGAGCTTATAACGAAGACACGGGGGGCACTAACGCAGGTGCAGCTTATATCTTTGAGCGCGACAGCAGTGGTACTTGGACACAGACCCAAAAACTTCTTGCCAGTGACCCAGAGGCAGATCACAACTTTGCATATGCCAACTTTGGTATAAGTGTAGCAATCAGTGGTAATATTGCTATCATTGGAGCTTATGCAGAAAACACAGGGAGCACTGAGGCAGGTGCAGCTTATATCTTTGAGCGCAACAGCAGTGGCACTTGGACACAGACCCAAAAACTTCTTGCCAGTGACCCAGGGGCATCTGACTGGTTTGGTATAAGTGTAGCAATCAGTGGTAATATTACTATCATTGGAGCTGGTGAACAAAACACGGAAGTCAGAGGTTCCGCTTATATCTTTGAGCGCGACAGCAGTGGTACTTGGACACAGACCCAAAAACTTCTTGCCAGTGAGCCAGAGAATTATGACTACTTTGGTCGGAGTGTAGCAATCAGTGGTAATATTGCTATCGTTGGAGCTCGAGGAGAAGACACGGGAGACAGAAATGCAGGTGTAGCCTTTATCTTTGAGCGCGACAGCAATGGTACTTGGACACAGACCCGAAAACTTCTTGCCAGTGACCCAGAGGCAAATGACAACTTTGGTCAGAGTGTAGCAATCAGTGGTAATATTGCTATCGTTGGAGCTGATCGAGAAGACACGGGGAGCACTGACGCAGGTGCAGCTTATATCTTTGAGGCAACAGTGACATATGAATATGCATCTGAACCTGCACGAAAAATTTTATTGGGTAGCACAGATGATAGTTCTCCCGTAGTGATTGAAGAGAATTCAAAACTGGGAACACTGATTGATGGAACATTTTACGATAGCGGCTATAATCTGGAGCGATTAACTCCCGGATGGCATCATCTAACTGCTGTTGGCAAAGATTCTACCACCATTTTCTATATCGATGGTCGTCAAGTGGCTGATGTTAAGCAAGCATACATCGATGCCGCAACAGATGATGCCACCAAAGAGGAACGAAGCACAGAAATTTGCCAAGCTACTAATATTAATATTTCTACCATTGGCAATAGTACCACCGGTTCTGAGCAATTTGGCAAATTGGCAGAAGTTCGAGTTTGGAATTTGGCTCTGAGTAAAGCAGAGATTGCGATTAACAGCAAAACTCGACTCAGTGGTAACGAACCTGGATTAATCGCTTACTATCCCTTGAACGAAGCGACAGGAACTGAGGTCAGAGACCTGACTGGTAGTAGTAATACTGGTAGTACTAATACTGGTAGTAGTAACAATAGTACAGATACTGATGCGGCTACCATTGAACATCTGGAACATAAGGTAATGCACTTTGATGGGGTGGATGATTATATAGAGGTTCCTGCTCACGCCAACCCAACTACAGCAATCACTGTTTCACTCTGGGCTAAAAGTAACACAGAGAATTGGAATAAGAATGGCTGTTTAGCTAGTAAACGAAACGCTTACATAATCTGCCCAGTGGAAGGTAGTAAATCAATCAAGTTTTGGATTTACACTAGGAAATGGCAAAACGTTGTCCATACACCATCAGAGATAGATATCAATCAATGGCATCATTACGCAGGAACCTTTGATGGCACGACCCTGAAATTATACATAGATGGTGTACAAGTAGCTAGTGAAAATATAGCAGGAGTAATCAGGGTAGATACAGGAGTATTATGTTTAGGTTGGGACGATGGGCTAGAATCTAGATATTTTGACGGTCAAATCGCCGAAGTCCGCATTTGGAACAAAGCCCGCACAGATGAAGAAATCCAAGCAGATATGTCCCAACGCCTAACGGGTCAAGAGTCAGGTTTAGTTGGTTATTGGCAATTAAATCAGATCCAAACCGAAGGAGTTCAACAAAAGGTTCTAGACCTCACAGGTAACAACAATCACGGTACCCTTAACGGAGCAATCCTCGAAGAGGACAATACCTTGCCTATTAGCAGCAATACTGATAGTGCCAATAGTAGTACAGTTCCCATAGAAAATCTGGAACATAAGGTAACGCACTTTGATGGGGTGGATGATTATATAGAGGTTCCTGCTCACGCCAACCCAACTACAGCAATCACTGTTTCACTCTGGGCTAAAAGTAACACAGAAAATTGGACTAATCATGGCTTTTTAGCTAGTAAACGAAATGCCTACATCCTCTATCCAGTAGGCAATGGTAAATCAATCAGGTTTTACATTGACATTAATGGATTTAAATTCGTCGAATACACACCATCAGACATCAATCAATGGCATCATTACGCAGGAACCTTTGATGGCACGACCCTGAAATTCTACATAGATGGTGTACAAGTAGCTAGTAAAAATATAGCAGGAGTAATCAACGAAGATACAGGAGTATTATGTTTAGGTCGAGATGATGGGCACTCTAGATATTTAAACGGTCAAATCGCCGAAGTCCGCATTTGGAACAAAGCCCGCACAGCTGAAGAAATCCAAGCGGATATGTCCCAACGCCTAACGGGTCAAGAGTCAGGTTTAGTTGGTTATTGGCAATTAAATCAGATCCAAACCGAAGGAAATCAACAAAAGGTTCTTGACCTCACAGGTAACAACAATCACGGCACGGTTCACGGAGCAATCCTCTTTGATGACAATACCTTGGCTATTAGCAGCAATACTTATAGTGCCAATAGTAGTACAGTTCCCATAGAAAATCTGGAACATAAGGTAACGCACTTTGATGGGGTGGATGATTATGTGTCCTTGCCCGCTGAGATTTCTAGTAACATT includes:
- a CDS encoding LamG-like jellyroll fold domain-containing protein: MHLLRDKLQFVNTIAHEGKVVVIATDTDGKIWYTIKQDGFEDSYLNTPADQRTGWEEFQELEFPNETQDDQSVIDKQAAELTHQGDQSKFILRTRYRTQNESAAFPVQLVSATGHLYVFRQSKADSTETTPNTLLVDRFVLDGMTNQLVRKLDVRFKRSRQKYQPIASMKKNANGGLSNIDSLDFRDADGKPFYEPTTELTLIENLHQGGFSVVLLPTNEHDNYRWHIFAYNSHTQKVELTSIRASAEGLFDVKDYTVLEPRPEAKNALIPRSIPGIIKRKLDLNGVEVANGLSATKYDIQKEQQTKDGMQLLKNSTKVMVAIPTTQGNVATLSFAVAADGTLSEIDANPDNTNILRSQSRDLLLPLNTLDEIKAIGDSTPPPQAQITGIERGYEDKVQIVSSPSSGLKTGDTVKIANTQNYNGHYQVISIDGDTFEIAAEWVNSEIGSWEVVPKTETGLVFDGIITEVERVADGKLQITALNHGLEAGDEVQIVDTTDYNGSYGVTKIDDENFTINDLFWKPGEAVNLKLESRKRRGVMFDGADEYIKTPALELTPPSEEFSFGYTCSAWVYVSATGSGEQIILGEEDEHIQLLVNNGTVALKVKCANGVGKTTDTTTIPTGQWVHYAGIISSDAASDKTILTLCKNGQPVGIPTEVASLFDAPENWQPEFLIGKSLAGKIADVQVWDKVRTAKEIKDSMYMQLTGREVDLVGYWRLGAITEDKERTVVDFSVYGNDGTVYGDAFVSAITLNRTLGDGTTQAVKYSNDDLVAVSARATYIETFEFKTNPNLNPNNVDRNNGKLFTFSYWGKKSRSAKKRIEQKLFTIDTSDFQSLGNNWYKATCRFTVPDGVAMIRSFELGNVQGTWSTLEIRKHRVQLISDSITEVNYTDSVSLSTLADNYAELPGQLKTLEQKEQEEAKLLKEKSDLEYKLAGLEREDLSAELAAQEDIVNRRRTTKNEKYHNYQTELDSPFNYICKIQLSGESPSDYPRQEIYAQEGGNRNAGQRIATWSLGNNWQFIEQSNDSYKIKLSGESLSTYPRQYLHAEAGGNRNAGQQIVTWYSGHNWVFIKQSDGSYQIKLSGESDSSYPRQYIHAEGGRNLNLGQPIVTWYSGHNWQLIKQQKSSNNKIDQANADYNSANEEYERENEKLNRLQETVNAGATQREAWETRLQEVNNQLTQVQSELNTANNTVINTVRTTQQTPQTLPTLHTVSNGSQKGLVTQGGLLGFASPATRIAAIETCEGNVQLSYFDNQGRMRQTNFDATSDSRNTTFEQWLPDQLPVALNFADSNGKIELANPFVLGESWTVETWFSFPSAAMEKRIDYVYNFEHYFEQKLLATDSNESDNFGSSVAISDNIAIVGAYNLDTGGTDSGAAYIFERDSSGTWTQTQKLLASDPEADDNFGRSVAISDNIAIVGAQGENTGGTNTGAAYIFERDSSGTWTQTQKLLASDPEAYDYFGRSVAISGNIAIVGAYNEDTGGTNAGAAYIFERDSSGTWTQTQKLLASDPEADHNFAYANFGISVAISGNIAIIGAYAENTGSTEAGAAYIFERNSSGTWTQTQKLLASDPGASDWFGISVAISGNITIIGAGEQNTEVRGSAYIFERDSSGTWTQTQKLLASEPENYDYFGRSVAISGNIAIVGARGEDTGDRNAGVAFIFERDSNGTWTQTRKLLASDPEANDNFGQSVAISGNIAIVGADREDTGSTDAGAAYIFEATVTYEYASEPARKILLGSTDDSSPVVIEENSKLGTLIDGTFYDSGYNLERLTPGWHHLTAVGKDSTTIFYIDGRQVADVKQAYIDAATDDATKEERSTEICQATNINISTIGNSTTGSEQFGKLAEVRVWNLALSKAEIAINSKTRLSGNEPGLIAYYPLNEATGTEVRDLTGSSNTGSTNTGSSNNSTDTDAATIEHLEHKVMHFDGVDDYIEVPAHANPTTAITVSLWAKSNTENWNKNGCLASKRNAYIICPVEGSKSIKFWIYTRKWQNVVHTPSEIDINQWHHYAGTFDGTTLKLYIDGVQVASENIAGVIRVDTGVLCLGWDDGLESRYFDGQIAEVRIWNKARTDEEIQADMSQRLTGQESGLVGYWQLNQIQTEGVQQKVLDLTGNNNHGTLNGAILEEDNTLPISSNTDSANSSTVPIENLEHKVTHFDGVDDYIEVPAHANPTTAITVSLWAKSNTENWTNHGFLASKRNAYILYPVGNGKSIRFYIDINGFKFVEYTPSDINQWHHYAGTFDGTTLKFYIDGVQVASKNIAGVINEDTGVLCLGRDDGHSRYLNGQIAEVRIWNKARTAEEIQADMSQRLTGQESGLVGYWQLNQIQTEGNQQKVLDLTGNNNHGTVHGAILFDDNTLAISSNTYSANSSTVPIENLEHKVTHFDGVDDYVSLPAEISSNISNQITLEAWVYSDSLSQESSYRSIVTEVFPGSNRKITFQLCLDGSDHRLRAGFFNGSWRQVTAGSSFPMNQWVHVAASYDGVSIKIYQNGSLISQSANLNLSLPSNTHGWRIGRRHDNGNATDMWNGRIAEVRIWNQARTAEEIQADMSQRLTGQESGLVGYWQLNQIQTEGDQQKVLDLTGNNNHGTVHGEAILFDDNTLPISSNTDSANSGTVTDAISGNNGTVIGSIWWGCAAPIGNLGHKVMQFDGVDDYVELGDFNPEDTLTVELWVKPEKTDDLQCFIAKNTEDGGSLFVLGYYADKTSLNLPGWNIWLKEKTAGDWFHLAVVIKKNQENDSTISLYKDGVHRHSSTTEITLGDGLPWTLGQDWDPKNSSLTKSDFFQGQIAEVRIWNKARTAEEIQADMHQRLTGKESGLVGYWPLNHIQPEGDSLKVLDLTGNNHGTVHGATLKDDNTLPIGSNALVSAEYSTITIDKVTNRKSAIMRRFLASPTLNGVELLPDKRIEKLELKWIGNAQFAPTLLGYIEGAPPIPSENLTVDIDYTSATSVELAISEDVEFSWSRSQDAGLGANIEGFIGSAGEVYAGIGVETQVGEWKAGFAGNLDFSYQWQNESNITSSSALSMSDLLELRGTPESTVKFPHLGQRFIPKNVGYALVVSSLADVFITRLQRSKKMIGYQVQPVDGIPPDVNTITFLINPAYTMNGSLDGMTGSSASSDRFFRHVPEMRAQYGSLYPASYYRLQEAYDLKQQIENEDKRRESYFAQFNAGLVDETSLNRNIDSGDAPQDLGVPREEDKPDQELTEEEKQAAQKRQQEQFEQEAGAAAQQQSEAAKQKQKEIDTKITDQETRVHATDSFAGWQKRMENIQIRAGKRNIVNTYVWDADGGMRTEVQSFANTAEHTVGGSFTLNAGLGFLGEFTAGGVAGELTAQATINMTQTMSKTEARSKGIELYVDTSGVESKAITDENDYPLQPGEKVDRYRFMTFYLEGSTQNFNDFFTYVVDPEWLASNDEEARALRQAKGKANKTWRVLHRVTYVERPALMGFGRDVHQASSEDGVAIAVVNYFQDISQKQKVLETKVDQLLTMLKDIKS